A genome region from Tachyglossus aculeatus isolate mTacAcu1 chromosome 1, mTacAcu1.pri, whole genome shotgun sequence includes the following:
- the ZNF839 gene encoding zinc finger protein 839, with the protein MPPLAAIQPKTITLNQPFHWNPNPSGLRVINPQILRIEPITGTGQQQYLLNSSANPSLQLLVQKPLPPLGPVSVKKITAPKFLNGQRIVLAPVSPAETPISPSVLSSSADSLVPNLKEKHTEKLKRSLKVKTRSGRISRPPKYKARDYKFIKTEDLADGHPSDSDDYSELSVEEEEDRRDRGKDALFSPPGCYLRPKAFKCQFCEKSYIGKGGLARHYKLNPSHGQLEALLPRVFPSDKPNGLLEQENSERMGVASQMPAKCPPISAVASIEGPHPGWATEPDPTPSGQQMSKSADVGLLSEPGQENGSHVTRGSGKSRGAKRRGRQSTRRKQRCSGFRPNSLSGTSAEQTVVKRKARLKELFQQCDDDDLMELALPRLTKLITVYEFLLMKVERHHSAKPFFADVYKEFEELHKMIKKMCQDHFSNSITSFQKPLEIINNEVAESLGITEELLRQQEAQMEGTSVHPAAEEGSAESGQQKRGNETPEETVAPVKRVRVDQRQTGGHVSHDGPTETSLQVYSPVAKEGFSQLHGSTPQSSEEPRGARLSDAGETMLQTTQQISVLADLEAQVGSPGPVAHDQTLELQEEIVPAHSPDPNASGRLAASDSSGVETSGGPVDLPKSDSSRSEEVRDGRESQEYCANCEHPDQGKEVNEAHQAQQLEKVLSMNLVPLDHPYRTLSEPQDAPGAEGPGLPQGNLDPADKTLNRLPCGIEERGGSIVAVDETVAFEIAAGESRELLPQEHERIFIQTSDGLLLSHPGTVVSQTDGIVIVTQADGTAMHIQTPGGVPLETVEALLAVEADNQGRGILISHGAMEPDS; encoded by the exons ATGCCACCTCTTGCAGCAATCCAGCCTAAAACGATAACATTGAATCAGCCATTCCATTGGAATCCCAATCCATCGGGACTCCGTGTTATTAACCCTCAGATTCTTAGGATAGAGCCGATTACAGGGACTGGgcagcaacagtatttattaaatagctCAGCGAACCCTTCCCTTCAGCTTCTCGTGCAGAAGCCCCTGCCCCCTCTTGGACCCGTTTCTGTGAAGAAGATCACGGCACCCAAGTTCCTGAACGGTCAAAGAATTGTGTTGGCTCCTGTGTCTCCTGCTGAGACCCCCATTAGTCCCTCGGTTTTATCCAGTTCAGCGGATTCACTCGTTCCTAACCTGAAAGAAAAACACACCGAAAAGCTCAAGAGGTCTCTAAAAGTGAAAACCCGTTCGGGGAGGATCTCTCGGCCTCCGAAATATAAAGCCCGGGATTACAAATTCATCAAAACTGAAGATCTGGCTGACGGGCACCCGTCAGACTCTGATGACTATTCAGAACTAAgcgtggaagaggaagaggacagaAGGGACAGGGGAAAGGATGCCTTGTTTAGCCCTCCTGGTTGTTACCTGAGGCCCAAAGCCTTCAAGTGTCAGTTTTGTGAAAAGTCGTACATCGGGAAAGGAGGACTGGCACGCCATTATAAACTCAATCCGAGTCACGGGCAGCTGGAGGCTTTATTGCCCAGAGTGTTCCCTTCAGATAAACCCAACGGACTCCTGGAGCAGGAGAACTCAGAGAGGATGGGAGTCGCTAGCCAAATGCCCGCCAAATGCCCTCCAATTTCAGCCGTTGCCAGTATTGAAGGTCCGCACCCCGGCTGGGCGACGGAGCCAGACCCCACCCCGAGTGGGCAACAG ATGAGCAAATCTGCAGATGTTGGATTGTTATCGGAGCCGGGTCAGGAAAACGGAAGCCACGTGACTCGGGGGTCGGGAAAATCCAGAGGAGCTAAAAGGCGCGGGCGGCAAAGTACCCGTAGGAAGCAGAGATGTTCGGGCTTCCGACCGAATTCTCTTTCCGGCACATCGGCAGAACAGACCGTAGTGAAGAGGAAAGCAAGACTCAAGGAG TTGTTCCAGCAATGTGATGACGACGATTTAATGGAGCTGGCTCTACCCCGCCTCACAAAACTCATAACTGTGTATGAGTTTCTTCTGATGAAG GTTGAAAGACATCATTCAGCCAAGCCATTTTTTGCAGATGTGTATAAAGAATTTGAAGAGTTGCACAAAATGATTAAGAAAATGTGTCAGGACCACTTCAGTAATTCTATCACGAGTTTTCAGAAGCCCCTGGAAATAATCAATAATGAG GTTGCCGAGTCCCTAGGAATTACAGAAGAACTTCTGAGACAGCAAGAGGCGCAGATGGAAGGCACATCAGTTCACCCAGCAGCTGAGGAAGGGTCCGCAGAAAGCGGCCAGCAAAAGCGAGGAAATGAG ACGCCAGAGGAAACGGTAGCCCCTGTGAAGAGAGTCCGAGTTGATCAGCGCCAAACTGGAGGTCACGTTAGTCATGATGGACCAACAGAGACAAGTCTGCAAGTGTACTCACCTGTTGCAAAAGAGG GTTTCAGCCAACTACACGGGAGTACACCTCAGTCTTCCGAAGAGCCTCGTGGCGCGAGGCTTTCTGATGCCGGGGAAACGATGTTACAGACTACACAGCAGATTTCAGTTTTGGCTGACTTAGAAGCTCAGGTAGGAAGTCCAGGCCCCGTGGCCCATGACCAGACGTTAGAATTACAAGAAGAAATAGTTCCAGCACACTCTCCAGACCCGAACGCATCGGGCCGACTCGCCGCTTCCGACTCCTCTGGCGTCGAAACATCAGGTGGGCCGGTGGATCTTCCAAAAAGCGACAGCTCGAGGAGCGAGGAGGTGCgcgatgggagggagagccaggaaTACTGTGCTAACTGTGAACATCCTGATCAGGGTAAGGAGGTGAACGAGGCTCATCAGGCCCAGCAGCTTGAAAAAGTTTTATCCATGAACCTGGTGCCACTAGACCATCCATACAGGACTCTCTCGGAACCGCAGGACGCTCCCGGAGCGGAAGGGCCGGGCCTGCCTCAAGGGAACCTCGACCCTGCCGACAAAACCTTGAACCGGCTACCCTGTGGGATTGAGGAACGAGGTGGGAGCATCGTTGCCGTAGATGAAACCGTGGCATTTGAAATTGCCGCCGGCGAGAGCCGCGAATTGTTGCCTCAGGAACACGAGCGGATCTTTATTCAAACTTCAGACGGGCTCCTCCTGTCCCATCCGGGGACAGTTGTGTCTCAGACGGACGGGATCGTCATCGTCACCCAAGCCGACGGTACCGCTATGCACATCCAAACGCCCGGTGGGGTTCCTTTAGAAACGGTGGAGGCGTTACTGGCAGTGGAGGCCGACAATCAGGGTCGAGGCATTTTGATCTCCCACGGGGCAATGGAACCGGACTCATAA